A stretch of the Glycine soja cultivar W05 chromosome 13, ASM419377v2, whole genome shotgun sequence genome encodes the following:
- the LOC114381091 gene encoding homeobox-leucine zipper protein ATHB-6-like, protein MKRLNSSDSSTALMTIFPSSSTEEHSPRNSHHMYGREFRSMLDGLDEEGCVEEPGHQSEKKRRLSVEQVKALEKNFEVENKLEPERKVKLAQELGLQPRQVAVWFQNRRARWKTKQLERDYGVLKANYDALKLNFGTLNQDNEALRKQIKELKSRLLQEENTAGSGVSVKEEEITTMPADSEEKTMEQSKSDPPSETSNINPSSESSEEDHLNYECFNNNSDDCVVGGSAAASLLQVDFMKDGSSDSDGSSAILNEDTMYLPSSMNCFQFQKPYHHAQYVKTEEHNFLSADEACNFFSDEQAPTLQWYCPEQWS, encoded by the exons ATGAAGAGACTTAACAGCTCAGATTCTTCCACTGCCCTCATGACAATTTTTCCATCATCATCAACAG AGGAACATAGTCCGAGGAACAGCCACCACATGTATGGCAGGGAGTTCCGATCGATGTTGGACGGACTCGACGAGGAAGGGTGTGTTGAAGAACCGGGGCATCAATCTGAGAAGAAGCGTCGACTAAGTGTGGAACAAGTGAAGGCTTTGGAGAAGAACTTTGAGGTTGAAAACAAGCTTGAACCTGAGAGGAAGGTCAAGCTTGCCCAAGAACTTGGGTTGCAACCTAGACAAGTAGCCGTTTGGTTCCAAAACCGCCGAGCCAGATGGAAAACCAAACAATTGGAGAGAGATTATGGTGTCCTCAAAGCCAATTATGATGCTCTTAAGCTTAACTTTGGCACCCTCAATCAGGACAACGAAGCCTTACGAAAGCAG ATAAAGGAATTGAAATCGAGGCTGCTGCAAGAAGAGAACACAGCAGGAAGCGGTGTTTCGGTGAAGGAAGAAGAGATAACAACGATGCCTGCAGACTCAGAAGAGAAAACGATGGAACAAAGTAAGAGTGACCCACCTTCTGAAACCTCGAACATTAATCCTAGTTCGGAGTCGTCGGAGGAGGACCACTTGAATTACGAATGTTTCAACAACAACAGCGACGACTGTGTCGTCGGAGGATCCGCCGCAGCATCGCTCTTGCAAGTGGACTTCATGAAAGACGGTTCTTCCGACAGCGACGGATCAAGCGCGATCTTGAACGAAGACACCATGTACTTGCCGTCTTCGATGAACTGTTTTCAGTTCCAGAAACCGTATCATCACGCGCAGTACGTGAAGACGGAGGAGCACAATTTCTTGAGCGCCGATGAGGCCTGCAATTTCTTCTCCGATGAACAAGCACCGACCCTGCAATGGTACTGTCCAGAACAGTGGAGCTGA
- the LOC114381258 gene encoding ATP-dependent RNA helicase DEAH12, chloroplastic-like yields the protein MKKATNPNPFSTPRRHDFHRPPPPTHGCGWTPRPVHHRPYHQWRPRFQPHAARIDRPPEPYFRVELRLGRCPLHRDDVEALIDECRSSHDSFTFYPTDDVAAVLNYRSWEQARDAVVWFWEARLAEKHDFTPALDSNVVVVKDDVDCRLRPVFARHVKGLMMMEEGKEVKFWMDECERLAKEISRLSSSLSKPLRIGTQNELMKKKKGLVDEKNLVERRLKEFESAMQCLLKYLEDGGDDVEGVKVFRFDGGFDWKRIHCLIKRECRRLEDGLPIYAYRRDILQEIHYQQIMVLIGATGSGKSTQLVQFLADSGVGSDESIVCTQPRKIAAKAVAQRVQQESSGCYEGQSIKYCSTFLSSREFDSRITFMTDHSLLQHYMSDNNLSGVSCIIIDEAHERSLNTDFLLTLLKSLLCRRVEMRLIIMSATADAKQLSDYFFGCGIFHVLGRSFPVDIKYVPSDCGGDSGSAVVASYVSDVVRMATEIHKTEKEGTILAFLTSQIEVEWACEKFQAASAVALPLHGKLSSDEQFRVFQNYPGKRKVIFSTNLAETSLTIPGVRYVIDSGLVKDSRFDPSSGMSVLKVCWISQSSADQRAGRAGRTEPGVCYRMYLEADYQSMDLNTEPEIRKVHLGVAVLRILALGVKDMQDFDFVDAPSPSSIDMAIRNLIQLGAIELNNNAHDLTSEGWCLVRMGIEPRLGKLILGCFKHGLGREGIILAAVMANASSIFCRVGSEFDKQRSDCLKVQFCHCDGDLFTLLSVYKEWEALPRERKNKWCWENSINAKSIRRCQDTILELETCLEREHDIVTPSYWLWDPCMPSNHDKNLKRVILSSLVENVAMYSGCNQLGYEVAQTGQHVQLHPSCSLLVFAEKPSWVVFGELLSISNQYLVCVCAFDFQSLFNLCPAPLFDVSKMEERKLLMKTLSGLGCILLKRFCGKANCDLLALVSRIRKACMDERIFIEVNVDKNEIHLYATSNEMDIALGLVNGVLEYERKLLRTECMDKFLYHGSGFSPPVALFGSGAEIKHLELEKRSLSVDVCHPNINEIDDRELLMFFEKNTSGCICAVHKFTGNMRDGDRDKWGRIIFMSPDVVRRAAELDGQEFCGSSLKIVPSQLGWDKTFSFPAVKARISWPRRLSRGFAIVKCDIKDVNYILRDFYNLAVGGRYVRCEIGKKSIDSVVINGLDKELSEAEIVDVLRTATSRRILDFFLVRGDAAGNPPCSALEEALLKEIYPFLPKRNPHIIPCRVQVFAPEPKDSFMRALITFDGRLHLEAAKALEQIEGKVLPGCLSWQKIKCQQLFHSSIIFPTPVYHVIKEQLDEVLASFRNLKGLECNLGRTVNGSHRVKITANATRTVAEVRRPLEELLRGKTIEHDSLTPVVFQLMLSRDGFSLKNSLQQETGTYILFDRHNLNLRVFGSPNKVALAQEKVIQSLLSLHEEKQLEIHLRGMDLPPDLMKQMIKNFGPDLRGLKEKVPGVDLTLNTRRHIVILHGSKELKPRVEEIIFEIARSSHHLVERFENGPSCPICLCEVEDGYRLEGCGHLFCGLCLVEQFESAINNQGTFPVCCTHRDCGDPILLTDLRSLLFGDKLEDLFRASLGAFVATSGGAYRFCPSPDCPSIYRVADPESAGEPFVCGACYSETCTRCHLEYHPYLSCERYQEFKEDPDSSLKEWCRGKEQVKCCSACGYVIEKVDGCNHVECKCGKHVCWVCLEFFSTSNDCYNHLRTIHLAII from the exons ATGAAGAAAGCTACTAATCCCAACCCCTTCTCCACCCCCCGCCGCCACGATTTCCACCGTCCGCCACCACCCACCCACGGCTGCGGTTGGACTCCCCGCCCAGTCCACCACCGTCCCTACCACCAATGGAGGCCCCGATTCCAGCCCCACGCCGCCCGCATCGACCGCCCTCCGGAGCCTTATTTCAGGGTGGAGCTCCGCCTCGGCCGCTGCCCCCTCCACCGCGACGACGTCGAGGCCCTGATCGACGAATGCCGCTCCAGCCACGACAGCTTCACTTTCTACCCAACCGACGACGTCGCCGCCGTTCTCAACTACCGGAGCTGGGAGCAGGCGCGCGATGCCGTCGTCTGGTTCTGGGAGGCGCGGCTCGCGGAGAAGCACGATTTCACGCCGGCGTTGGATTCCAACGTTGTCGTCGTCAAGGACGATGTGGATTGTCGCCTTCGACCGGTTTTCGCGAGGCACGTGAAAGGGTTGATGATGATGGAAGAAGGTAAGGAGGTGAAGTTTTGGATGGATGAGTGTGAACGGTTGGCGAAAGAAATTTCTCGGCTTTCGAGTTCGCTGAGTAAGCCCTTGCGAATTGGCACGCAAAACGAGcttatgaagaagaagaaagggctCGTTGATGAGAAGAATCTGGTTGAAAGGAGGTTGAAGGAGTTTGAGTCTGCGATGCAGTGTTTGTTGAAGTATTTGGAGGATGGCGGTGATGACGTGGAGGGTGTTAAGGTGTTTAGGTTTGATGGAGGTTTTGATTGGAAGCGGATTCACTGTCTTATCAAAAGGGAGTGTCGGAGGCTTGAGGATGGGTTGCCTATTTATGCTTACCGGAGGGATATTCTTCAGGAAATACATTATCAGCAG ATAATGGTATTAATTGGAGCGACTGGTTCAGGGAAGAGTACGCAGCTGGTACAGTTTCTTGCTGATTCAGGCGTTGGTTCTGACGAATCCATTGTATGCACCCAACCTCGCAAGATTGCTGCCAAAGCAGTGGCTCAAAGGGTCCAGCAAGAAAGCAGTGGATGTTATGAAGGCCAATCAATCAAATATTGTTCTACATTTTTATCCTCGCGTGAGTTTGATTCCAGGATAACATTCATGACTGATCATTCTTTATTGCAGCACTACATGAGTGATAATAATTTGTCTGGGGTCTCGTGCATCATAATTGATGAGGCTCACGAGAGGAGCTTAAATACAGATTTTCTGTTGACTTTGTTGAAGAGTTTACTTTGTAGGAGGGTTGAAATGCGGCTTATCATTATGTCTGCTACAGCTGATGCAAAGCAGCTATCTGATTACTTTTTTGGTTGTGGAATTTTTCATGTGCTTGGGAGAAGCTTTCCGGTGGATATCAAATATGTTCCTTCTGACTGTGGTGGAGATTCTGGTTCTGCTGTTGTTGCATCATATGTTTCTGATGTTGTCAGAATGGCAACTGAGATTCACAAAACTGAGAAAGAGGGAACTATTCTTGCCTTTTTGACCTCTCAGATAGAAGTAGAATGGGCCTGTGAAAAGTTTCAAGCTGCCTCTGCAGTAGCTTTGCCCTTGCATGGAAAACTTTCATCTGACGAGCAGTTCCGTGTTTTTCAGAACTACCCTGGAAAGAGAAAAGTGATATTTTCAACAAATCTTGCAGAGACATCACTTACAATTCCTGGTGTTAGGTATGTGATAGATTCTGGGCTGGTTAAAGACAGCAGATTTGATCCTAGCAGTGGGATGAGTGTACTTAAGGTTTGCTGGATCAGCCAGAGCTCTGCTGATCAACGGGCTGGTCGTGCTGGGAGGACCGAGCCTGGTGTGTGCTATAGAATGTACTTGGAAGCCGATTATCAGTCTATGGACCTAAATACAGAGCCGGAGATTCGGAAAGTTCATCTTGGTGTAGCAGTTCTGAGAATCCTTGCTTTAGGAGTGAAGGACATGCaagattttgattttgtggATGCTCCAAGTCCTAGCTCAATAGATATGGCAATCCGGaatctaattcaattaggagCCATTGAACTGAACAATAATGCTCATGATTTAACTTCTGAAGGTTGGTGCTTGGTGAGAATGGGAATTGAACCTAGGCTTGGGAAACTTATTCTTGGTTGTTTCAAACATGGTTTGGGTAGGGAGGGTATCATCCTTGCTGCTGTGATGGCCAATGCTAGTAGCATCTTTTGCAGAGTTGGCAGTGAATTTGATAAGCAAAGATCTGATTGTCTTAAAGTGCAATTTTGCCATTGTGATGGTGACCTCTTTACTCTTCTCTCTGTGTACAAGGAATGGGAAGCTTTGCCTCGAGAAAGGAAGAACAAATGGTGTTGGGAAAACAGCATCAATGCCAAATCCATCAGGAGGTGTCAAGACACAATTTTGGAGTTAGAAACTTGCCTTGAGCGTGAACATGACATTGTTACTCCAAGTTACTGGCTTTGGGACCCTTGTATGCCCTCTAATCATGATAAGAATTTGAAAAGGGTAATACTGTCCTCACTTGTTGAGAATGTAGCCATGTACTCTGGCTGCAATCAACTTGGTTATGAAGTGGCGCAAACTGGGCAACATGTTCAACTACATCCATCTTGTTCATTGCTTGTATTTGCTGAGAAACCAAGTTGGGTAGTTTTTGGTGAGCTTCTTTCcatttctaatcaatatttggTCTGTGTGTGTGCATTTGACTTTCAATCTTTATTCAACCTTTGCCCTGCTCCCTTGTTTGATGTATCCAAAATGGAAGAGCGGAAGTTGCTAATGAAGACACTGTCTGGTCTCGGCTGTATTCTTCTcaagagattttgtggaaaagCCAACTGCGATTTGCTTGCTCTTGTTTCACGTATAAGGAAAGCTTGTATGGATGAACGCATCTTCATTGAAGTGAATGTTGACAAGAATGAAATCCACTTATATGCCACTTCAAATGAGATGGATATAGCCCTTGGGTTGGTTAATGGTGTTCTAGAATATGAGAGGAAGTTGTTACGCACGGAATGTATGGATAAGTTTTTGTATCATGGGTCTGGTTTCTCTCCACCTGTAGCTTTGTTTGGGTCTGGTGCTGAGATAAAACATTTGGAACTTGAGAAACGTTCCTTGAGTGTTGATGTGTGTCATCCAAACATAAATGAAATTGATGACAGGGAGCTCTTGATGTTTTTTGAGAAGAATACCTCTGGTTGCATCTGTGCTGTGCACAAATTCACAGGCAATATGAGGGATGGAGATAGGGATAAGTGGGGCAGGATAATATTTATGTCCCCTGATGTTGTCAGAAGAGCTGCTGAGCTAGATGGACAAGAGTTTTGTGGCTCATCCTTGAAAATTGTTCCTTCACAGTTGGGATGGGATAAAACATTTTCGTTCCCTGCTGTTAAAGCAAGAATTTCTTGGCCTCGTAGGCTTAGCAGGGGATTTGCCATAGTTAAATGTGATATAAAGGATGTCAATTATATCTTGAGAGATTTCTATAACCTTGCAGTAGGAGGAAGGTATGTTCGATGTGAAATTGGCAAAAAGAGTATTGACAGCGTTGTTATAAATGGGCTTGACAAAGAGCTTTCGGAAGCTGAAATAGTGGATGTGCTAAGAACTGCTACAAGTAGAAGgattttggattttttcttGGTGAGAGGGGATGCTGCTGGAAATCCACCATGCAGTGCTTTGGAAGAGGCACTCCTAAAAGAAATTTACCCCTTTTTGCCGAAAAGGAACCCTCACATTATTCCTTGCCGAGTTCAGGTGTTTGCACCTGAGCCTAAGGATTCTTTCATGAGAGCTTTGATCACTTTTGATGGAAGATTACATTTAGAGGCAGCGAAAGCATTGGAGCAAATTGAGGGAAAGGTGTTACCTGGATGTCTTTCATGGCAAAAGATAAAGTGCCAGCAGTTGTTTCATAGCTCCATTATATTTCCCACTCCAGTGTATCATGTGATTAAGGAACAACTGGATGAAGTACTTGCAAGCTTCAGGAATTTGAAAG GTCTTGAATGCAACCTGGGCAGGACAGTTAATGGTTCTCACCGAGTGAAGATAACGGCAAATGCCACAAGGACAGTGGCGGAAGTTAGAAGACCTCTGGAAGAACTATTGAGAGGGAAAACCATTGAGCATGACAGCCTCACCCCTGTAGTTTTCCAACTCATGTTGTCCAGGGATGGCTTTAGTCTTAAAAACTCATTGCAGCAAGAGACGGGAACTTATATTCTTTTTGACAGACACAACTTAAATTTACGGGTGTTTGGTTCcccaaacaaggttgctttggCTCAGGAGAAGGTGATACAGTCCCTCCTTTCTCTCCATGAAGAAAAGCAGTTAGAAATTCATCTGAGAGGGATGGATCTACCTCCTGATTTAATGAAGCAAATGATTAAGAATTTTGGGCCAGATCTCCGTGGACTGAAAGAGAAGGTACCTGGGGTAGATCTTACACTCAACACACGTCGCCATATAGTCATTCTTCATGGTAGCAAGGAGTTGAAACCGAGAGTAGAGGAAATAATTTTTGAGATTGCTCGTTCAAGCCATCATTTGGTTGAGAGATTTGAAAATGGACCCAGTTGCCCAATTTGCTTGTGCGAGGTTGAGGATGGATACCGGCTTGAAGGCTGTGGTCATTTGTTCTGCGGGTTGTGTCTGGTTGAGCAATTTGAATCTGCTATTAATAACCAAGGCACTTTCCCAGTATGTTGTACTCACAGGGACTGTGGAGATCCCATCCTGCTTACAGATTTGAGATCTCTTTTATTTGGTGATAAGTTGGAGGATCTTTTCAGGGCTTCTTTGGGAGCTTTTGTGGCAACGAGTGGGGGAGCTTACAGGTTTTGCCCTTCTCCTGACTGCCCCTCAATTTATCGAGTTGCAGATCCCGAGTCTGCTGGTGAGCCATTTGTTTGTGGGGCTTGTTATTCAGAGACTTGTACCAGGTGCCACTTAGAGTATCATCCTTACCTTTCATGTGAGAGATATCAAGAATTCAAGGAAGATCCGGACTCATCTCTGAAAGAGTGGTGCAGAGGGAAAGAACAAGTTAAGTGCTGCTCGGCATGTGGGTATGTAATTGAGAAGGTAGATGGGTGCAACCACGTTGAGTGCAAGTGCGGAAAGCATGTCTGTTGGGTTTGCTTAGAGTTCTTTAGTACTAGTAATGACTGTTATAACCATTTGAGAACCATACACTTGGCCATCATATAA
- the LOC114381259 gene encoding uncharacterized protein LOC114381259: protein MGGQQKKIGQTQRRRNEIMGFTASHNKPSASGFDLMQNCDLPPPSKFFMGPDKSVILSMNRVYSREEEQDSKQQSGAYRIENGDDEKDKMELLKALRASQTRAREAEKKAAVLKMEKEGLSMVLLEEAMHLFAYRQRVRMLELQVLHLQQTLLLHQQQEEDDHDEETTSVAWVLALVISLGIGVTTALACRCYL, encoded by the coding sequence ATGGGTGGCCAACAAAAGAAGATTGGTCAAACTCAACGAAGAAGAAATGAGATTATGGGTTTCACAGCTTCTCACAACAAGCCTTCAGCTTCAGGGTTTGACCTGATGCAGAACTGTGATCTTCCTCCACCTTCCAAGTTTTTTATGGGTCCAGATAAGAGTGTCATATTGTCGATGAATAGAGTCTATAGCAGAGAAGAAGAGCAAGATAGCAAACAACAGTCTGGTGCTTACAGGATTGAAAATGGAGATGATGAAAAGGATAAGATGGAGCTTCTGAAGGCGCTGCGAGCATCTCAGACACGGGCCAGGGAGGCAGAAAAGAAAGCTGCAGTTCTGAAAATGGAAAAGGAGGGTCTTTCTATGGTTTTGTTGGAGGAGGCCATGCACTTGTTTGCATATCGCCAACGGGTGAGAATGCTTGAGCTTCAAGTTTTGCACTTGCAACAAACCCTTTTGCTGCATCAACAACAAGAGGAAGATGACCATGATGAAGAAACTACTAGTGTTGCATGGGTTCTGGCCTTGGTAATTTCGTTGGGAATTGGAGTGACCACTGCCCTTGCTTGTAGATGCTATCTGTGA